A genomic segment from Vespula pensylvanica isolate Volc-1 chromosome 25, ASM1446617v1, whole genome shotgun sequence encodes:
- the LOC122637326 gene encoding tRNA (cytosine(72)-C(5))-methyltransferase NSUN6 isoform X1, whose product MSIMNVTDLKIPFKFKSEIHDELKKDFNKININGVPIEQTEVERKLDALYEWICSTPKNITYRVNLLQTTPEQVIQHLKDVISQEYENRVPTITTFPHLSEIVTVHDWDESVKLDLLKRSKEVLVDATCGSAVLRGSHVYAPGIIGIPNGLNIGDVVSVYADIVGTYKKGLLKPFEIDSENKTFLGNGILKQTRKNIFCNDGQIARGIAIHMTDVVSRLPQLSNISVPDGWALLQNLPSIICTRILNPQPGEIILDMCSAPGNKSTHISSLMNGKGILIALDKNKPKSEKLKINCSKFSSGNVKSFWYNSKKAYNKYMDSSNINDGPPFKSNSFDRILLDSPCSALGQRPQLLNKITAVQLRSYVSLQRKLFSTAVHLLKTNGILVYSTCTITIAENEGIISWALKTYPCLKLNSIKDQLDFIKDQSKIFYSKGYSIDGLTENESEYLLRIGPEQDSIGFFIACFTKQSMEEVN is encoded by the exons ATGTCAATTATGAATGTTACTGATCTAAAAAttccttttaaatttaaatcagAAATACATGacgaattgaaaaaagattttaataaaattaatattaatggcGTTCCTATAGAACAGACAGAGGTTGAG agaAAATTAGATGCTCTGTATGAATGGATCTGTAGTACACCAAAAAATATTACCTATAGAGTTAATTTATTGCAGACTACACCTGAACAAGTAATACAGCATTTAAAGGATGTGATATCACAG gaGTATGAAAATCGTGTACCAACAATAACAACATTCCCCCATTTATCAGAGATAGTTACTGTACACGATTGGGACGAATCTGTGAAATTAGATTTATTGAAGCGTTCTAAAGAAGTTCTTGTCGACGCAACATGTGGATCGGCTGTATTAAGAGGTTCACACGTATATGCTCCAGGAATCATAGGAATCCCAAatg GTTTAAATATAGGAGATGTAGTAAGCGTATACGCAGATATTGTTGGTACTTACAAGAAAGGTTTACTTAAACCGTTTGAAATTGATAGCGAAAACAAAACTTTTTTGGGTAATGGTATTCtcaaacaaacaagaaaaaatattttctgtaaCGACGGGCAAATAGCAAG GGGAATTGCAATACATATGACTGATGTAGTTTCACGACTCCCACAATTAAGTAATATTTCAGTACCAGATGGATGGgcattattacaaaatttaccATCAATTATTTGTACACGCATTCTAAATCCACAGCCTGGAGAAATAATCCTTGATATGTGTTCAGCACCAGGGAATAAAAGTACACACATTTCATCCCTTATGAATGGAAAG GGTATTCTAATAGCTCTTGATAAAAACAAACCCAAATCAGaaaaacttaaaataaattgtagtAAATTTTCAAGCGGTAATGTAAAAAGCTTTTGGTATAATTCCAAAAAagcttataataaatatatggatAGTTCGAATATTAATGATGGACCACCATTTAAAAGTAACAGTTTTGAtcgtatattattagataGTCCATGCAGCGCATTAGGACAGAGACCACAActtcttaataaaattactgCTGTACAACTTCGTTCGTATGTATCCTTACAAAGGAAACTATTCTCAACA GCTGTTCATCTTTTGAAAACAAATGGAATCTTAGTATATAGTACTTGTACTATTACAATAGCTGAGAACGAAGGTATTATCTCGTGGGCTCTAAAAACATATCCATGTTTAAAATTGAATTCCATTAAAGATcaattagattttattaaagaccaatcaaaaatattctattctaAAGGATATAGCATTGACGGATTAACAGAAAATGAATCAGAATATTTACTTAGAATAGGACCTGAACAGGATAGTATTGGCTTTTTTATAGCATGTTTTACTAAGCAAAGTATGGAAGAAGTtaactaa
- the LOC122637326 gene encoding tRNA (cytosine(72)-C(5))-methyltransferase NSUN6 isoform X2: MSIMNVTDLKIPFKFKSEIHDELKKDFNKININGVPIEQTEVETTPEQVIQHLKDVISQEYENRVPTITTFPHLSEIVTVHDWDESVKLDLLKRSKEVLVDATCGSAVLRGSHVYAPGIIGIPNGLNIGDVVSVYADIVGTYKKGLLKPFEIDSENKTFLGNGILKQTRKNIFCNDGQIARGIAIHMTDVVSRLPQLSNISVPDGWALLQNLPSIICTRILNPQPGEIILDMCSAPGNKSTHISSLMNGKGILIALDKNKPKSEKLKINCSKFSSGNVKSFWYNSKKAYNKYMDSSNINDGPPFKSNSFDRILLDSPCSALGQRPQLLNKITAVQLRSYVSLQRKLFSTAVHLLKTNGILVYSTCTITIAENEGIISWALKTYPCLKLNSIKDQLDFIKDQSKIFYSKGYSIDGLTENESEYLLRIGPEQDSIGFFIACFTKQSMEEVN, translated from the exons ATGTCAATTATGAATGTTACTGATCTAAAAAttccttttaaatttaaatcagAAATACATGacgaattgaaaaaagattttaataaaattaatattaatggcGTTCCTATAGAACAGACAGAGGTTGAG ACTACACCTGAACAAGTAATACAGCATTTAAAGGATGTGATATCACAG gaGTATGAAAATCGTGTACCAACAATAACAACATTCCCCCATTTATCAGAGATAGTTACTGTACACGATTGGGACGAATCTGTGAAATTAGATTTATTGAAGCGTTCTAAAGAAGTTCTTGTCGACGCAACATGTGGATCGGCTGTATTAAGAGGTTCACACGTATATGCTCCAGGAATCATAGGAATCCCAAatg GTTTAAATATAGGAGATGTAGTAAGCGTATACGCAGATATTGTTGGTACTTACAAGAAAGGTTTACTTAAACCGTTTGAAATTGATAGCGAAAACAAAACTTTTTTGGGTAATGGTATTCtcaaacaaacaagaaaaaatattttctgtaaCGACGGGCAAATAGCAAG GGGAATTGCAATACATATGACTGATGTAGTTTCACGACTCCCACAATTAAGTAATATTTCAGTACCAGATGGATGGgcattattacaaaatttaccATCAATTATTTGTACACGCATTCTAAATCCACAGCCTGGAGAAATAATCCTTGATATGTGTTCAGCACCAGGGAATAAAAGTACACACATTTCATCCCTTATGAATGGAAAG GGTATTCTAATAGCTCTTGATAAAAACAAACCCAAATCAGaaaaacttaaaataaattgtagtAAATTTTCAAGCGGTAATGTAAAAAGCTTTTGGTATAATTCCAAAAAagcttataataaatatatggatAGTTCGAATATTAATGATGGACCACCATTTAAAAGTAACAGTTTTGAtcgtatattattagataGTCCATGCAGCGCATTAGGACAGAGACCACAActtcttaataaaattactgCTGTACAACTTCGTTCGTATGTATCCTTACAAAGGAAACTATTCTCAACA GCTGTTCATCTTTTGAAAACAAATGGAATCTTAGTATATAGTACTTGTACTATTACAATAGCTGAGAACGAAGGTATTATCTCGTGGGCTCTAAAAACATATCCATGTTTAAAATTGAATTCCATTAAAGATcaattagattttattaaagaccaatcaaaaatattctattctaAAGGATATAGCATTGACGGATTAACAGAAAATGAATCAGAATATTTACTTAGAATAGGACCTGAACAGGATAGTATTGGCTTTTTTATAGCATGTTTTACTAAGCAAAGTATGGAAGAAGTtaactaa
- the LOC122637327 gene encoding ADP-ribosylation factor 1: MGNMFATLFKGLFGKKEMRILMVGLDAAGKTTILYKLKLGEIVTTIPTIGFNVETVEYKNISFTVWDVGGQDKIRPLWRHYFQNTQGLIFVVDSNDRERIGEAREELMRMLAEDELRDAVLLIFANKQDLPNAMNAAEITDKLGLHSLRNRNWYIQATCATSGDGLYEGLDWLSNQLKNANR, encoded by the exons ATGGGGAATATGTTTGCAACATTATTCAAAGGCCTCTTtggcaaaaaagaaatgagaatttTGATGGTAGGCCTCGATGCAGCTGGTAAAACCACAATTCtgtacaaattaaaattaggGGAAATTGTTACAACGATTCCCACTATAG GGTTCAATGTAGAAACAGTCGAGTATAAGAACATAAGTTTTACTGTATGGGATGTAGGTGGTCAAGACAAAATCAGACCTTTGTGGCGACATTACTTCCAGAATACACAA GGACTTATATTTGTCGTTGATAGTAATGATAGGGAACGTATTGGTGAAGCACGCGAGGAGTTGATGAGAATGTTAGCAGAGGATGAGCTTAGAGATGCGgtacttttaatatttgctAATAAACAA GATCTGCCAAATGCAATGAATGCTGCAGAAATAACTGATAAACTGGGTTTGCATTCTTTACGTAATCGTAATTGGTACATACAAGCAACGTGTGCCACGAGTGGAGATGGACTTTACGAGGGTCTAGATTGGCTCTCCAATCAACTTAAAAATGCCAACCGCTAA